Genomic segment of Streptomyces longhuiensis:
TCGACAAGGTGACGATCATCGGCAACGAGTGGGGCCGCTTCAACATCGAGAAGTACGCGACCCTCTCCCCGGACCTCCTCGTCACCACCGTGTACGACACCGCCGGCACCCTCTGGTCCGTCCCGCTGGAGTCGAAGGACAAGATCCTCAAGCTGGCCCCGAGCGTCGGCATCTCCGTCTACGACCGCCAGATGACCCAGCCGCTGGAGCGCCTGCTCGAGCTCGCCGGGTCGCTCGGCGCGGACGTGAAGGCCGAGAAGACCGTCAAGGCGAAGAAGCGCTTCGAGGACGCGGCCGCCCGCCTGCGCAAGGCCGCCAAGGCCCGCCCCGAGATCCGGGTGCTCATCGGCTCCGCGAGCCAGGACATCTTCTACGTCTCCGGCTCCAACCTCTCCGCCGACCTGGAGTACTTCAAGTCGCTCGGCGTGAACCTCGTGGAGCCGTCGGAGAAGGCGAAGAAGGCGTCCGGCGGCTGGTTCGAGAATCTGAGCTGGGAGAACATCGACAAGTACCCGGCCGACGTCATCATGATGGACAACCGCACGGCCACCATTCAGCCCGCGGACATCGAGAAGCCCACCTGGAAGAAGCTGCCCGCCGTCAAGGCCGGCCAGGTCATCCCGCGCGTCACCGAGCCCATCTACTCGTACGCCAAGTGCGCCCCGATCCTCGAGGACCTCGCCGAGGCCATCGAGAAGGCGAAGAAGGTCGGCTGACACCCATGACGACGACCGAGTCGCCCGCGATCGCACCCTTCAGATTCTTCGACCTCCAGGTAGCGCGCACGCGGCGGCTCGGTCCGTCGCTGCAGCGCGTGACGTTCACGGGGCCCGACCTCGTGGACTTCCACGCCGGAGGACGCGACCAGAGCCTGTCGCTGTTCCTGCCGCGGCCGGGCCAGGAGGCCCCCGTCCTGCCGGCCGCCGAGCCGGGCGACGACGGCCGCGCCTGGCACGCCGCCTACCGGGCGCTCCCGGACGACGTGCGGGCCGTGATGCGCTCGTACACGGTCAGCCGGCAGCGCCGCACACCCGGCGAACCCGGCGAGGTCGACATCGACTTCGTCCTGCACCACGACGGCCCCGGCGGCGCGGGCCCCGCCTGCGTCTGGGCCGAGGCGGCGAAGGCCGGTGACCGCGTGACGGTCCTCGGCCCGGCGGTCGCCGACAACACGGCCGTACGCTGCCGCCCCCACGAGGGCGCCGACCACGTCCTGATGTGGGGCGACGAGACCGCCCTGCCCGCCGCCCTGGGCATCCTCGCCTGGCTGCCGCCGGGGCTGCCCGCGCATGTCTGGCTGGAGGTCCCGCACCGCGAGGACATCCCGGCGATCGAGACCTCGGGCGACGTCACCGTCACCTGGCTCGTGCGGGACGAGAACGCGCCGTCCGCGGTGGACGCGATCCGCGCGGCCGAGCTGCCGGCCGCGTCGAGTCCGTACGCCTGGCTCGCGGGCGAGTCCGGAACGATGAAGGAGCTGCGCCGCCATCTCGTGCGCGAACGCGCCTACGACAAGCGGTCGGTGACGTTCGTCGGCTACTGGCGCAAGGGCCTGAGCGAGGACGGACTGCGCGTCGCCGAGGCCCAGGAGGCGGCCGCCGAGGACTGACGGACAGCACATTCCGGCCACTCATGGGGGCGGGGTCGCAAGCACAACTTAGGTTAGGCTAACCTAAGTCACGTGCTGGGACCTCGCCCTTTCCCATGCCGTCCGTCTTCCCCGCTCACCCGCACTCCTGCCCCCATCCGGAGGACCGTCCATGCGCTCGCACCTGCTCAACGACACGACCGCGGAGCACTACCGCCGTTCCGTGACCGAGGGAATCGAGCGGGTGGCGGCCAAACTCGCCACCACCGACCGGCCGTTCACCGGGGTCACGGTCGACGAGCTCACGCCCCGCATCGACGCCGTCGACCTGGACAAGCCGCTCCTCGACACCACCGCCGCCCTGGACGAGCTCGAAGAGGTCTACCTCCGCGACGCGGTCTACTTCCACCACCCGCGCTACCTCGCCCACCTCAACTGCCCGGTCGTCATCCCGGCCGTGGTCGGCGAGGCCGTGCTCTCCGCGGTCAACTCCTCGCTGGACACCTGGGACCAGTCCGCCGGCGGCACCCTGATCGAGCGCAAGCTCATCGACTGGACCACGAGCCGCATCGGCCTCGGCCCCGCCGCCGACGGCGTCTTCACCTCCGGCGGCTCCCAGTCCAACCTCCAGGCGCTGCTGCTCGCCCGCGACGAGACCAAGTCCGAGAACGCCGAACACCCCACGAAAATGCGGGTGTTCGCCTCCGAGGTCAGCCACTTCAGCGTCAAGAAGTCCGCGACGCTCCTCGGTCTCGGCCCCGACGCCGTGGTCACCATCCCGGTGGACCGCGACAAGCGGATGCAGACCGTCGCCCTCGCCAGGGAGCTGGAGCGCTGCCGCGAGGAGGGCCTCGTGCCCATGGCGGTCGTCGCCACCGCCGGGACCACCGACTTCGGCTCCATCGACCCGCTCCCCGAGATCGCCGAGCTCTGCGCCCAGTACGGCACCTGGATGCACGTCGACGCCGCGTACGGCTGCGGGCTCCTCGCCTCCGTCAAGAACCGGCACCTCCTCGACGGCATCGAGCGCGCCGACTCCGTCACCGTCGACTACCACAAGTCGTTCTTCCAGCCCGTGAGTTCGAGCGCCGTCCTAGTCCGGGACGCGGCCACCCTGCGGCACGCCACGTACCACGCCGACTACCTCAACCCGCGCCGCATGGTCACCGAGCGCATCCCCAACCAGGTCGACAAGTCCCTCCAGACGACCCGCCGCTTCGACGCGCTCAAGCTGTGGATGACGCTGCGCGTGATGGGCGCCGACGGTGTCGGCCTGCTCTTCGACGAGGTGTGCGACCTGGCGGGCAAGGCCTGGGAGCTGCTCGCCGCGGACCCCCGGTTCGACGTCGTCGTCGAACCGCAGCTGTCCACCCTCGTCTTCCGCCACATCCCGGCCGGCGTCACCGACCCCGCCGAGATCGACCGCGCCAACCTGTACGCCCGCAAGGCGCTGTTCGCCTCCGGCGACGCCATCGTCGCGGGCACCAAGGTGGGCGGCCGCCACTACCTGAAGTTCACCCTGCTCAACCCCGAGACCACCGTCGACGACATCGTCGCGGTCCTCGATCTGATCGCCGGCCATGCCGAGCAGTACCTGGGAGAGAACCTTGTCGAAGCTTCCTGAGTCCCCTGATCCCCTCGACTTCATCGGGATCGGCCTCGGCCCCTTCAACCTCGGCCTGGCCGCCCTCACCGAGCCGATAGCCGAACTGAACGGTGTCTTCCTGGAGTCCAAGCCGGACTTCGAGTGGCACTCGGGGATGTTCCTCGAGGGCGCCCACCTCCAGACGCCGTTCATGTCGGACCTGGTCACGCTCGCCGACCCGACCTCCCCGTACTCCTTCCTGAACTACCTCAAGGAATCGGGGCGGCTCTACTCCTTCTACATCCGCGAGAACTTCTATCCCCTGCGGACCGAGTACAACGACTACTGCCGCTGGGCCGCCGCGAAACTCACCAGCATCCGCTTCGGCACGACCGTCACACAGGTCTCGTACGACGAGGCCGCCGAGGTGTACGTCGTGAGCACCGAGAGCGGCGAGACCCACCGCGCGCCGCGCCTCGTCCTCGGCACCGGCACCCCGCCGCACATCCCCGAGCCCTGCCGGGGTCTCGGCGGCGACGCGATCCACAACTCCCGCTACCTGCACCACAAGCAGGAGCTCCAGCAGAAGGACTCGATCACCCTCGTCGGCAGCGGCCAGTCCGCCGCGGAGATCTACTACGACCTCCTCAGCGAGATCGACGTCCATGGCTACCGCCTCAACTGGGTCACCCGCTCCCCGCGCTTCTTCCCTCTCGAGTACACGAAACTGACGCTGGAGATGACCTCTCCCGAGTACGTGGACTACTTCCACGCGCTGCCCGAGGAGACCCGCTACCGCCTGGAGACCCAGCAGAAGAACCTCTTCAAGGGCATCGACGGCGACCTCATCAACGAGATCTTCGACCTGCTCTACCAGAAGAACCTGGCCGGCCCCGTCCCCACCCGACTGCTCACCAACTCGGCTCTGCGGAGCGCGAGTTACGAGAACGGCACGTACACGCTCGGCCTGCGCCAGGAGGAGCAGGACAAGGACTTCGAGCTGCGCACCGACGGCCTGATCCTGGCCACGGGCTACAAGTACGAGACGCCCGCCTTCCTGGAGCCGGTCCGCGACCGGCTCAACTGGGACAGCCGGGGCCGCTTCGACCTCGCCCGCAACTACTCCGTCGACACCACGGGCCGCGGTGTGTTCGTCCAGAACGCCGGCGTGCACACGCACTCGATCACCTCGCCCGACCTGGGCATGGGCGCGTACCGCAACGCGTACATCATCCGTGAGCTGCTCGGCACCGAGTACTACCCCGTAGAAAAGACCATCGCGTTCCAGGAGTTCGCCGCATGAGCACCCCCACCGGCTCCCCCACCGGCTCCCCCACCGGCACCTTCAGCATCCGCCCTCTCGACCCGATCGCGGACGCCGAGCTGCTCCACCGCTGGGTCACCGACCCCAAGGCCGCGTTCTGGCTGATGCAGGACGCGAAACTGCAGGACGTGGAGCGCGAGTACATGGCGATAGCCGCCGCCGCGCACCACGACGCGTTCATAGGCCTCCACGACGGCGAACCCGCCTTCCTCATGGAGCGCTACGACCCGGCCCACGTCGAACTCGTCGGCCTGTACGAGCCCGAGCCCGGCGACGTCGGCATGCACTTCCTGACGGCGCCCAGCGACGTCCGCATCCCCGGCTTCACCCGCGCCGTGATCACCACGGTGATGGAGTTCCTGTTCGCCGACCCGGCGGCCAAGCGCGTCGTCGTCGAGCCCGACGTGCGCAACAAGGCCGTGCACGCCCTGAACGAGGCCGTCGGCTTCGTCCCCGCGCGCGTCGTCCAGAAGCCGGAGAAGCAGGCGCTGCTCAGCTTCTGCACGCGCGAGCAGTTCCTCGCCGCCACGGGGGTGGCCGCCGTATGACGCTCTCCGACGCCGTCACCCATCTCTCCCCCGAGCGCTGGGCCGAGGCCAACCGCCTCCTCATCCGCAAGGCACTCGCCGAGTTCACCCACGAGCGCCTCCTCACGCCGGAGTCCCTCGGCGACGACCGGTACTCGGTGCGCTCCGACGACGGCGCGACCGAGTACCGCTTCACCGCCCGCCGCCTGCGTCTGGACCACTGGCAGGTCTGCGCGGACTCGGTCTCGCGTCACCGCGACGGCGCCGAACTCGCGCTCAGCGCACTGGAGTTCCTCATCGAGCTGAAGACCTCGCTCGGCCTGAGCGACGCGATCCTGCCGGTCTACCTGGAAGAGATCTCCTCCACCCTCTCCGGCACCTGCTACAAGCTCGCCAAGAACCCGGTCACCGCGGCCTCCCTCGCCCTCGACGGCTCCTTCCAGGAGATCGAGACGGGCATGACCGAGGGCCACCCCTGCTTCGTCGCCAACAACGGCAGGCTCGGCTTCGGCGTCCACGAGTACCTCTCGTACGCCCCCGAGACCGCGAGCCCGATCAGGCTGATCTGGCTGGCGGCGACACGGGAGCGGGCCGCGTTCACGGCCGGTGCCGGACTCGACTACGAGTCCCACCTGCGGGCCGAACTCGGTGAGGAGACCCTCGCGCGGTTCACCGCCACGCTCACGGACCAGGGACTGGACCCGGACGACTACCTGCTGATCCCCGTCCACCCCTGGCAGTGGTGGAACAAGCTGTCGGTCACCTTCGCGGCCGAGGTCGCCCAGCGCCATCTGGTGCTCCTCGGCGAGGGCGACGACGAGTACCTCGCCCAGCAGTCGATCCGCACGTTCTTCAACACGTCGCACCCGGACCGGCACTACGTGAAGACGGCCCTGTCCGTCATCAACATGGGCTTCATGCGTGGCCTGTCCGCCTCGTACATGGAGGCCACGCCGGCCATCAACGACTGGCTCGCGCAGCTCATCGAGAACGACGAGGTCCTCAAGGGGACCGGCCTGTCGATCATCCGAGAGCGTGCCGCCGTCGGCTACCGGCACCTGGAGTACGAGGCCGCGACCGACCGCTACTCCCCGTACCGCAAAATGCTCGCCGCCCTGTGGCGCGAGTCGCCCGTCCCGTCCCTGGCCGACGGGGAGCGCCTCGCCACCATGGCCTCGCTGCTCCATGTCGACGCCGACGGCCGCTCGTTCGCCGCGGCTCTCATCGAGCGCTCGGGCCTGACGCCCGCCGAGTGGCTGCGCCCCTACCTGCGGTCGTACCTCACGCCGCTGCTGCACAGCTTCTACGCGTACGACCTCGTGTACATGCCGCACGGCGAGAACGTCATCCTGGTGCTCGGCGAGGACGGCACGGTCCAGCGGGCGATCTTCAAGGACATCGCCGAGGAGATCGCGGTCATGGACCCCGACGCGGTCCTCCCGCCGGGCGTCGACCGGATCCGGGTCGAGGTTCCCGACGACCAGAAACTGCTGTCCATCTTCACGGACGTCTTCGACTGCTTCTTCCGCTTCCTCGCGGCGAACCTGGTCACGGAGGGCGTGCTCGACGAGGACACGTTCTGGCAGGCGGTCGCCGACTGTGTCCGCGACTACCAGGATTCGGCTCCCCAACTCGCCGACAAATTCCGGCAGTACGACATGTTCGCCCCGGAGTTCACGCTGTCCTGCCTCAACCGGCTCCAGCTGCGCAACAACGAGCAGATGGTGGACCTCGCGGACCCGGCGGGGGCCCTTCAGCTGATCGGGACACTGCCGAACCCGATCGCGTAGACGTGAGCGGGGCTCCGGAGACGCCGCAGTTCACAGCGACTGCGTCGCGGGTCCGGAGCCCCGCTCACTTGTCTGCTTCCCCCTAGCCGGCGGGCCAGGGCACCTGCGTCGACTTGTAGTAGCCGATGCCGAGCGCGTCCCAGCGCGGAGCCTGCGCCGCGAGCCGCACCTTGTACGTGTTCCAGTCGTGCGTGGCCTCCGGGGACCAGCCCAGTTCGGCGACACCGGGCAGCCTCGGGAAGGCCATGTACTCGACCTGCGCGGAGGTCGACAGGGTCTCCGACCACAGCGGTGCCTCGACACCCTGGACGGCCGACGCCGGAACGCCCGGAAGGTAGCTGCCCGGGTTCCAGTCGTACGAGCGCTGCACCTCGACGTACCCGGCCCAGGCGAGGCCGAGCGGGGTGTCCTTGTTGTACTTCATGTCGAGGTAGAGACGGTCGGCCGGCGACATGACGATCCCCGTCCCCTGCTGCGCCGCCGCCGCGACCTGCGCCTTCTCGGCCGCGCTGGTCCCGTCGAGACCCCAGTACTGGGCGAGGGCGCCCTTCGCCGGAGTGGCGCCGGTCAGCTGGTGCCAGCCGATCACGGTCTTCCCGTACTTGGCGACGATCGGCTGCACCTTGTCCATGAACGTGACGTAGTCCTCATGGCTGGTGGAGTGCGCCTCGTCGCCGCCGATGTGGAGGTACTTGCCGGGCGTGATGGCGGCGAGCTCACGGATGACGTCGTCGACGAAGTCGTACGTGCGGTCCTTGTTGACGCACAGCGAGCTGAAGCCGACGTTCGTGCCGGTGTAGAGCGGCGGCGCGACACCGTCGCAGTTCAGCTCCGCGTACGAGGCGAGCGCCGCGTTCGTGTGGCCCGGCATGTCGATCTCGGGAATGACCTCCAGATACCGCGAGGCGGCGTACTGGACGATCTCCTTGTACTGGGCCTTGGTGAAGTAACCGCCCTGCCCGCCGCCGACCTGCGTGGACCCGCCGTACGTGGCGAGCTTCGGCCAGGAGTCGATGGCGATGCGCCACCCCTGGTCGTCACTCAGGTGCAGATGCAGCTTGTTGACCTTGTACAGGGCGAGTTCGTCGATGTAGCGCTTGACCTTGTCGACCCCGAAGAAGTGCCGGGAGACGTCGAGCATGGCGCCGCGGTAGCCGTACCGGGGGCTGTCCTCGATGGTGCCGCCCGCGACGAGCCACGGCCCGGTCTGCCTGCTGCTCTTCTCCACCTTGGCGGGCAGCTGCTGGCGCAGGGTCTGCACGCCGTGGAACAGACCGGCGGCCTTGTGGGCGGTGATGGTGACGGAGCCTCGGCCGGACACGAGCCGGTACCCCTCGTCCCCCAAGTCCTTGGCCCTGCCGCTGAGTTCGAGACGGATACCGTCGCGACCGCCCTGGCCCGTGATGGGCAGCCGGTAGCCGGTGGAGGGCCTGAGCACGCCCGCGAGGTAGCCGGCGACGCGCTGTGCCTCCTTCGAGTCCCGCTCGACACGGATCCGCGTCTTCGAGGTGATCTCGTACGCCGGTCCGCCCGCGGCCACCGAGGCCGGAGCGGGCACCACCTGGCCCAGCGGGGTCGCGGCGGCGGATCCCGCACCCGGTGACGGGGCGGCGCCGACGGCGGACACCCCCGCGGCCGCGACGAGCAGCAGCGAACCGAACAGCCGGGCGGTCCTGCGGCGCTGCTTCTGTTGCTGTCTCACAAACGGTCCCTTCGACGAGCGACTGGGTCGTGGATCGCGGGGGGTTTCACATCTGTGCAGCCGAACAGTCACCATGGGTACCGTCCGCCCCATGAGCGGGTCAAGGGTGTAGACCAATTCTCACCGACTGGATGACGCATCCCGGGGAGGATGGGGCGCAGGGCCCGCCCCTTCACGAAGGGGCGGGCCCTGACGTGGCGTCAGCCCCGACGCACCTTGCGCGCGATGACGAAGCGGTCGATCTCCTCACCGGTCTCCGCGAGGCCCCGCACCGTCAGCTTCGCCGTGCGGCCCGCCGGCGCCGGCTCCACGTCGACGCGCAGGAACGAGTAGTTCGTGTAGCGCACGCGCGACCAGTCGACGGTGACGTTCTTCTTGCTGCCGTCGGGCTGGACGACGAAGGACGTGAAGGGATCGATCTCCTTCTCGTGCCCCTCGTACGTGTCGTCGACCGGGAACGCGTACAGGCTCCGGCCCGCGGCGCCCGCGGTGACGTAGACGATGCCGTCGGTCTCGGGGTACGCCGTGCCGCCGATCGGCAGCTCCTTGGTGACCCGGTCACCCTTGAGCACGTCGGTGCGCTCGTAGACGTGGTTGTGCCCGTTGATGACGAGGTCGACGGTGTACTTCTCGAACAGCGGCACCCACTCCTTGCGCACGCCGCCCTCGGAGGCGTGGCTCGTGGCGGTGCAGTACGCGCAGTGGTGGAAGAAGACCACGATGAAGTCGATGTCGCGGTCGGCGCGGAACTTCTTCAGCTGGCGCTCGAACCACGAGGTCTGCGTGCCGCCGGACAGGCCGAGGTTGGCCGGGATCTCCCAGGACACGTCGTTGGCGTCGAGCGAGACGACCGCCGTGTTGCCGTGCACGAAGGAGTAGACGCCGGGCAGGTTCGTCGCGTCGGGCCCGTTGTCCGGCAGGGTGAAGCGGGCCTGCTGGCTGCCGTAGCCGTGCGGCGCGTACCAGGCCTCCATGTCGTGGTTGCCGTACGCGACCATCCACGGCACCTGCTTGGCGACGGACTCCGTCTGGGCGAGGAACTGGTCCCAGGTGCGGGCGTCGAACGTGTCGCCGGTCTGGCCCGAACCCGACGGGTCGGCGTAGGCGATGTCTCCGGCGTGCAGGTGGAACGCCGGGTTCTGCGCCAGGATCAGGCTGTCGTTGGCCAGCGCGTGGTAGCTGACGCCCTGGTCGCCGAAGGCCGTGAAGGTGAACGGCTCGCGGTGCGAGGGCGCCGTCCTGAAGGTGCCGAGCGTGCCGGCCAGGTGCGCGGCCGCCGGGTCGAAGCCGTCGTGGCCGACGCCGTAGTAGTAGGTGGTGCCGGGGCGCAGCCGGGTCAGCTGGGCGTGGAGGTAGTACTGGGTGTGGTCGGCGCCGGTGCCGACCCCGGCCGGGGTGTAGAGGGGCCGGACCTCGGCCTCGATCTTCCGCGACAGGTCCCAGGGGTGGACGCCGACGCGGATGTACGGGTTCTTGACGGCGACCGGGACCTGCCAGGAGACGGTCATCTCGGTACGGGCGTCCGCGCCGTAGGCGAGGTGGCGGGCGAATGGGGCGACGAGCGCGCCGTCGACCTTCTGGGCGGCGGGTGCATGGCCTGGGGTCCGCCCGGTCTGCGTGGGGACGGCGGCGCTCGCAGCGCCCGGCACGAAGGCGCCGCCCGCCATCGCGCCCAGGGTGACGGCGCCGCCGCGCATCATCGTGCGGCGGGAGAACTTGCTGCGCAGGTACTCGTGCTGCTCGGCCAGGCTCCGGTCGGCAAGCTGCTCGGGTACGCCCATACGGGGAATGTCCATGACCGGAAAAGTTGCTCGGGTCACTCATCTCGGCCGGATACGGCATGTGAACGCAACGGGAACAAGCGGCATGGCGCCCTTCAAGCCTTGACCACAGCTGTCCCAAGAACCCCGGCGCCCACGCCGGATGGCGCACCCCTGCCCGAAATCGGGCAGAATTCTTGCGAACACTCCCCTCTTCCTCCAGGATCATCCGAGTGCACGACGAACTTGTCGATCATCTGACGCGCAGTTCGCCCCTGAACCGGGGCGAGGCACTGCGGGTGATCCAGGACGTGCTCGCCTACTTCGACGAGACGACCGAGGTGTTCGTCCGTCGCCGCCACCGCGAGCTCCAGGGTCAGGGCCTGGTGAACGCGGAGATCTTCGAACGGATCTCGGCGGACCTGAAGTACCGCGCGGTCGCGCCGCCCGAGCTGTCCCTGCGGCAGCTGCGGCGCATCGTCTACGGCTAGAGGGGATCAGTACACATATGTGCGGAATTGTCGGTTACATCGGTAAGCGTGACGTGGCACCGCTGCTGCTCGAGGGGCTGCAGCGCCTGGAGTACCGCGGCTACGACTCCGCGGGCGTCGTCATCACCAGCCCGAAGGCCGGCGGCCTGAAAATGGTGAAGGCCAAGGGCCGCGTGCGCGACCTGGAGGCCAAGGTGCCCGCCCGCTTCAAGGGCACCACGGGCATCGCCCACACCCGCTGGGCCACCCACGGCGCACCGTCCGACGAGAACGCGCACCCCCACATGTCCGCGGACAACAAGGTCGCCGTCGTCCACAACGGCATCGTCGACAACGCCGCCGACCTGCGCGCCAAGCTGACCGCCGAGGGCGTCACCTTCCTCTCCGAGACGGACACCGAGGTCCTCACCCACCTCATCGCCCGCTCCCCCGCCGAGAAGCTCGAGGACAAGGTCCGCGAGGCGCTCCGGCTGATCGAGGGCACGTACGGCATCGCCGTCCTGCACGCCGACTTCCCCGACCGCATCGTGGTGGCCCGCAACGGCTCCCCGGTCGTCCTCGGCATCGGCGAGAAGGAGATGTTCGTCGCCTCGGACATCGCCGCCCTGGTCGCCCACACCCGCCAGATCGTCACCCTCGACGACGGCGAGATGGCCACCCTCAAGGCCGACGACTTCCGCACCTACACGACCGAGGGCACGCGCACGACCGCGTCGCCGACGACCGTCGAGTGGGAGGCCGCCTCGTACGACATGGGCGGCCACGACACGTACATGCACAAGGAGATCTTCGAGCAGCCGGAGGCGGTCGACCGCGTCCTGCGCGGCCGCATCGACGAGCGCTTCTCCGCCGTGCACCTGGGCGGCCTCAACCTCGACGCCCGCGAGGCGCGCAGCGTGCGCCGCGTGAAGATCCTGGGCTGCGGCACCTCGTACCACGCGGGCCTGATCGGCGCGCAGATGATCGAGGAGCTGGCCCGCATCCCCGCGGACGCCGAGCCGGCCTCCGAGTTCCGCTACCGCAACCCGGTCGTCGACCCCGACACCCTCTACATCGCGGTCTCCCAGTCCGGCGAGACGTACGACGTCCTGGCCGCCGTGCAGGAGCTGAAGCGCAAGGGCGCCCGCGTCTTCGGCGTCGTGAACGTCGTCGGCTCGGCCATCGCCCGCGAGTCGGACGCCGGCGTGTACGTCCACGCGGGCCCCGAGGTCTGCGTCGTCTCGACCAAGTGCTTCACCAACACCACGGTCGCCTTCGCCCTCCTCGCCCTCCACCTCGGCCGCATCCGCGACCTGTCCGTCGCCGACGGCAAGCGGATCATCGAGGGCCTGCGCAAGCTCCCCGGCCAGATCACCGAGATCCTGGAGCAGGAAGAGGCGATCAAGAAGATCGCCGAGGAGTACGCGGACGCCCGCTCGATGATGTTCATCGGCCGCGTCCGTGGCTACCCCGTCGCCCGCGAGGCCTCGCTCAAGCTCAAGGAGGTCTCGTACATCCACGCCGAGGCCTATCCCGCCTCCGAGCTGAAGCACGGCCCGCTCGCCCTGATCGAGCCGGCGCTCCCCACGGTCGCGATCGTCCCGGACGACGACCTGCTGGAGAAGAACCGCGCCGCCCTCGAGGAGATCAAGGCCCGTTCCGGCCGCATCCTCGCGGTCGCGCACCAGGAGCAGGAGAAGGCCGACCGCACGATCGTCGTCCCGAAGAACGAGGACGAGCTCGACCCGATCCTCATGGGCATCCCGCTCCAACTCCTCGCCTACCACACGGCGTTGGCCCTCGGCCGCGACATCGACAAGCCCCGCAACCTGGCGAAGTCCGTCACGGTGGAGTAGTCGGCCCCCGCAGTACGAGTACATGAGAACGGGTCCCTGTGCGCGCCACCAAGCGCACAGGGACCCGTTCTTTCGAGGGGGCCGGGGCGCCCATTCCCCGGCCCCCGGCTGTCAGCCGGTGGCCGTCACCCCCCGGCCGGCAGCACGCCCCGGCAGGGCCGTGGGCAGCCCGCCCAGCGCGGCCGTCGCCGCGTACCAGGCGAGGAGCCCGCCCACCGCGGCGAACCAGCCGCCGACCTTGGCGAGCCCGGCCGTGTCACCGAACGCGGCCACGGCGAGCAGCAGCAGGGCCACGCACAGCGCCCCGTACGACCCGCGGACCAGGGTCCCGGAGCCGGACGCCCCGAGGGTCAGGCTCAGCGCGAGCATCGCGAACAGGAGCATGAACAGCCCTTGCGCGTTGGCCGACATGGTGTCGCCGGCCGTGACGCCCCAGGTGAACCAGAACGCGCCGAGCGCGGCGAAGGCCGTACCCGTGGAGGCGTCACTGGCGCGGTAGGCGAGCAGGCCGGCGACGAACAGGGCGATGCCACCGACGTACGTCGCGAGGGATACGGCATTCGCGGCCGTCACACCGCCGATCACTTCCGTATGACCGAGGCCGAAGGCCAACAGGGTGAGTCCCAGGGCGAGATGGCCGAGAGTGGAGGTCGTGCTTCCCGCGGAGACGTCTTTGTCCACGGCGGGCTCCCTTCGTGCGGGTGCAGTTGTGCTGCGCGCGGTACTGGGCCCTGCGATGGTCCAGCGACCGGTATGTACCCTTCACAAAGGCACAAAGCACCTCTACGCGCGAGTAGGATTTGCCCATCTCGCCCGGAGCCAAAGGGAGTTAAGGGATGACGATGACCGGGCGCCTGGCGCGCCGCGCGAGCCGTCCCGCGACCGAGCCGAAGATCCGGCCGACGATCCCGTGCGTGGAGCCGACGACGATCGCGTCGGCCTCGTACTCCCGGCCCACCTCTTCGAGTTCGTGGCAGATGTCGCCGCCGCGCTCGACCAGGATCCAGGGCACCTCGGACAGATAGTCCGCACAGGCGAGTTCGAGACCGAGCACCTCGGTGCGGTGGTCGGGCACATCCAC
This window contains:
- a CDS encoding IucA/IucC family protein codes for the protein MTLSDAVTHLSPERWAEANRLLIRKALAEFTHERLLTPESLGDDRYSVRSDDGATEYRFTARRLRLDHWQVCADSVSRHRDGAELALSALEFLIELKTSLGLSDAILPVYLEEISSTLSGTCYKLAKNPVTAASLALDGSFQEIETGMTEGHPCFVANNGRLGFGVHEYLSYAPETASPIRLIWLAATRERAAFTAGAGLDYESHLRAELGEETLARFTATLTDQGLDPDDYLLIPVHPWQWWNKLSVTFAAEVAQRHLVLLGEGDDEYLAQQSIRTFFNTSHPDRHYVKTALSVINMGFMRGLSASYMEATPAINDWLAQLIENDEVLKGTGLSIIRERAAVGYRHLEYEAATDRYSPYRKMLAALWRESPVPSLADGERLATMASLLHVDADGRSFAAALIERSGLTPAEWLRPYLRSYLTPLLHSFYAYDLVYMPHGENVILVLGEDGTVQRAIFKDIAEEIAVMDPDAVLPPGVDRIRVEVPDDQKLLSIFTDVFDCFFRFLAANLVTEGVLDEDTFWQAVADCVRDYQDSAPQLADKFRQYDMFAPEFTLSCLNRLQLRNNEQMVDLADPAGALQLIGTLPNPIA
- a CDS encoding purple acid phosphatase family protein, yielding MGVPEQLADRSLAEQHEYLRSKFSRRTMMRGGAVTLGAMAGGAFVPGAASAAVPTQTGRTPGHAPAAQKVDGALVAPFARHLAYGADARTEMTVSWQVPVAVKNPYIRVGVHPWDLSRKIEAEVRPLYTPAGVGTGADHTQYYLHAQLTRLRPGTTYYYGVGHDGFDPAAAHLAGTLGTFRTAPSHREPFTFTAFGDQGVSYHALANDSLILAQNPAFHLHAGDIAYADPSGSGQTGDTFDARTWDQFLAQTESVAKQVPWMVAYGNHDMEAWYAPHGYGSQQARFTLPDNGPDATNLPGVYSFVHGNTAVVSLDANDVSWEIPANLGLSGGTQTSWFERQLKKFRADRDIDFIVVFFHHCAYCTATSHASEGGVRKEWVPLFEKYTVDLVINGHNHVYERTDVLKGDRVTKELPIGGTAYPETDGIVYVTAGAAGRSLYAFPVDDTYEGHEKEIDPFTSFVVQPDGSKKNVTVDWSRVRYTNYSFLRVDVEPAPAGRTAKLTVRGLAETGEEIDRFVIARKVRRG
- a CDS encoding beta-N-acetylhexosaminidase — encoded protein: MVTVRLHRCETPRDPRPSRSSKGPFVRQQQKQRRRTARLFGSLLLVAAAGVSAVGAAPSPGAGSAAATPLGQVVPAPASVAAGGPAYEITSKTRIRVERDSKEAQRVAGYLAGVLRPSTGYRLPITGQGGRDGIRLELSGRAKDLGDEGYRLVSGRGSVTITAHKAAGLFHGVQTLRQQLPAKVEKSSRQTGPWLVAGGTIEDSPRYGYRGAMLDVSRHFFGVDKVKRYIDELALYKVNKLHLHLSDDQGWRIAIDSWPKLATYGGSTQVGGGQGGYFTKAQYKEIVQYAASRYLEVIPEIDMPGHTNAALASYAELNCDGVAPPLYTGTNVGFSSLCVNKDRTYDFVDDVIRELAAITPGKYLHIGGDEAHSTSHEDYVTFMDKVQPIVAKYGKTVIGWHQLTGATPAKGALAQYWGLDGTSAAEKAQVAAAAQQGTGIVMSPADRLYLDMKYNKDTPLGLAWAGYVEVQRSYDWNPGSYLPGVPASAVQGVEAPLWSETLSTSAQVEYMAFPRLPGVAELGWSPEATHDWNTYKVRLAAQAPRWDALGIGYYKSTQVPWPAG
- the glmS gene encoding glutamine--fructose-6-phosphate transaminase (isomerizing), encoding MCGIVGYIGKRDVAPLLLEGLQRLEYRGYDSAGVVITSPKAGGLKMVKAKGRVRDLEAKVPARFKGTTGIAHTRWATHGAPSDENAHPHMSADNKVAVVHNGIVDNAADLRAKLTAEGVTFLSETDTEVLTHLIARSPAEKLEDKVREALRLIEGTYGIAVLHADFPDRIVVARNGSPVVLGIGEKEMFVASDIAALVAHTRQIVTLDDGEMATLKADDFRTYTTEGTRTTASPTTVEWEAASYDMGGHDTYMHKEIFEQPEAVDRVLRGRIDERFSAVHLGGLNLDAREARSVRRVKILGCGTSYHAGLIGAQMIEELARIPADAEPASEFRYRNPVVDPDTLYIAVSQSGETYDVLAAVQELKRKGARVFGVVNVVGSAIARESDAGVYVHAGPEVCVVSTKCFTNTTVAFALLALHLGRIRDLSVADGKRIIEGLRKLPGQITEILEQEEAIKKIAEEYADARSMMFIGRVRGYPVAREASLKLKEVSYIHAEAYPASELKHGPLALIEPALPTVAIVPDDDLLEKNRAALEEIKARSGRILAVAHQEQEKADRTIVVPKNEDELDPILMGIPLQLLAYHTALALGRDIDKPRNLAKSVTVE